AGAGCGAGAATTACTGAAAACTGCATTACACGCAGCCGCCACTGAGGGCAGAGTAGAGACTGAAGGGTGGCATATCCGCAAAGATGGATCGCGTTTTTGGGCAAATGTAGTGCTGACGGCATTAACAGATGAAGCGGGAAATCTGAAAGGTTTTTCCAATGCTACTCGTGACATGACTGCAATTAAAGGACACCAAGCAGAACGCTCTAGCTTAATTGCAGAATTACAGTTAGAGCGATCGCGCCTAGAAACTATTCTCGAACAAATGCCTGTGGGGATAGCGATCGCTGACGCTGCTACGGGTCAGATCGTTTTCGGCAACCAAGAGATGGAAAAAATCTTCCGTCATCCCTTGATTCCCGCCCAAAATATCGAGCAATATCAACAATACAAAACTTTTCACCCAGATGGACGACCCTATCAGCCCCAAGAAACAGTTTTAGCACGAACCATTACTCGCTCTGAAGTCATTAAAGATGAAGAGGTGACGATTTTACGGGGTGATGGAACTTATGGGACAATTTTGGCGAATTCCACCCCTCTATACGATGCTGAAGGAAAAATTGCGGCGGGAATTGTGGCTTTTTTAGATATCAGCGAACGGCAAGCCGCACTTCGCGCTCGCAAACAAGCTCAAGAACAACTAACTAACCTGAACACCATTTTAGAAGAGCGAGTACGAGAACGCACTGCCCAATTAGAGCAAGCTAGAACGGAGGTTCAGTTAGGTTTTAATCGTCTTAAAGGCATTCTTGAAAGCACTAACGATATAATTGCAGCGTTAGATTTAGATTTTAGATTGATTGCCTTTAATACGGCCTTTAAAAAAGAACTGAGCCAAGTCTTTGGTCGAGAACCTCAATTAGGAATGAGTTTGCTAGATGTCGTAGCGCACTTGCCCGTCGAGCAAGCAAAAGTCAAAACGCTCTGGGGCAGGGCATTGCAGGGAGAACAGTTTACTACTATTGAAGAGTTTAGCTCGCCAGATTTAGAGTGCCATTACTATGAAATTAACTTTAGTTCGATTAAAGATGAAAATCATCAATTAATTGGCGCTTGCCAGACCGTGCGAAATGTAACCGAGCGCATTCTTAACGAACAACAAATTCGCAACTTGAATCAAGAGCTAGAACAAAGAGTAATTGAACGTACTCAAGCCCTAGAAACGGAAATCCAAGAACGGATTAAAATAGAAGCTAAGTTACGGGAAAGCGAAGAAAAATTCCGCGCTATCTTTAATCAAGCCGCCGTCGGAATTGCCCATAAAACTTTAGATGGTAAATACCAAATAATTAATCAAAAACTCTGCGATATTTTCGGTTATTCTCAAGAAGAGATCGCTAACTTATCAATAGCAGATGTTACTTATTCGGAAGATTTAGATGCCGAGCGAGAAAATGTTCGGCGGATGCTGGCAAATGAAATTCAATCCTTCTCGATGGAAAAACGCTACATCCGCAAAGATGGTTCGCTTATTTGGGGTAATTTAACTGTCTCGTTAGCCAGAGAAGCCAGCGGCGAACCAAAATATACGATCGGCGTTGTCGAAGATATCACCGATCGCAAACAAGCAGAATTAGCTTTGCAGGAAAGCACGGCAATTCTCAATGCGATTAACTCCTCTATTCCCACACTGATTTATGCCAAAGATCGACAAGGACGGTTTTTAATGGCCAATCCTGCTAGCCTCGCTCTTTTGAGCGCCTCAGAGGAAGAAATAATTGGCAAAACCACTACCGAGTATATGTCCAACCGCGAACAAGCCCTTCAGATCGTAGAGAACGATCGCTTAGTCATCGAAACCGGACAACAATTAGTTTATGAGGAAACCGTAGACTTTTCCACAGGTACGCGCACCTACCTATCTACTAAATCACCTTATCGAGACAAAGAAGGGAATATTATCGGCTTAATTGGGATTTCTGTAGATATTACCGATCGCAAACAATTTGAAGAAACCATCCAAGCTAAAAATCGCGAAATTACTAATATTTTAGACAGTATTACTGATGGTTTTGTTAACTTAGATAGAGAGTGGCGCTACACTTACGTCAACGCGAAAGCAGAGGAAATCTTAGGCAAACAAAAGAATGATTTACTTGGTAATAATGCCTGGGAAGTATTTCCAGAAGCGACTTATTTACCCGGTTACAATTATTGTTGGCAAGCAGTAAACGAGCAAGTAAGTATTGAATACGAAGAATTTAACCCGTTCTTAGACAAATGGTTAAACGTGCGCCTTTATCCATCTGCTGACGGATTAACGCTTTACTTTCAAGACATTAGCGATCGCAAAAAAGCAGAAATAGCCCTCAAACTCAGCGAAGCTAAATTTAGGCGCTTAGTTGATGCGAATGTCGTCGGTATCATCGTTGCTAACTACACGGGCGAGATTGTGGAAGCGAATGATGCTTTTCTGCAAATGCTCGGTTATACGCGATCGGATCGCGATGCTGGTGAAGTGAACTGGCGCAAGATTACCCCACCTGAATATTTTCTCCAAGATGTAGAAAAATGGCAGGAACTCCAACAAACGGGTAAGGTATCTTTTGAAAAAGAATACCTGCATAAAAATGGCAGCCCCGTCCCTGTTTTAATAGCGGCGGCGATGTTGGAGGAAAATCAAGAGGCGGCGATTTGTATGGTTGTCGATCTCGCGGAACGCAAACAAGCAGAGAACGCCTTGCGAGAAAGCGAACGACGTTTCCGGAACCTCGCCGACTCCATGCCCCAGATTGTCTGGA
Above is a window of Leptolyngbyaceae cyanobacterium DNA encoding:
- a CDS encoding PAS domain S-box protein translates to MNKFKLWFSKTHIFNKIDRHYWRYGIAVLVVALATAIEFLLADLCGIETPFLIMFAAVIVSALYGGMRAGILGTVLSALICYYFFSTPTYTFIDKPAEQNFLLIVFIIEGLLISGTISALQSTQERLNLEQAALRESEERHRLMLDAIQDYAIFMLDPDGYVVNWNKGAQRLKGYRADEIIGQHFSRFYVKEDAERELLKTALHAAATEGRVETEGWHIRKDGSRFWANVVLTALTDEAGNLKGFSNATRDMTAIKGHQAERSSLIAELQLERSRLETILEQMPVGIAIADAATGQIVFGNQEMEKIFRHPLIPAQNIEQYQQYKTFHPDGRPYQPQETVLARTITRSEVIKDEEVTILRGDGTYGTILANSTPLYDAEGKIAAGIVAFLDISERQAALRARKQAQEQLTNLNTILEERVRERTAQLEQARTEVQLGFNRLKGILESTNDIIAALDLDFRLIAFNTAFKKELSQVFGREPQLGMSLLDVVAHLPVEQAKVKTLWGRALQGEQFTTIEEFSSPDLECHYYEINFSSIKDENHQLIGACQTVRNVTERILNEQQIRNLNQELEQRVIERTQALETEIQERIKIEAKLRESEEKFRAIFNQAAVGIAHKTLDGKYQIINQKLCDIFGYSQEEIANLSIADVTYSEDLDAERENVRRMLANEIQSFSMEKRYIRKDGSLIWGNLTVSLAREASGEPKYTIGVVEDITDRKQAELALQESTAILNAINSSIPTLIYAKDRQGRFLMANPASLALLSASEEEIIGKTTTEYMSNREQALQIVENDRLVIETGQQLVYEETVDFSTGTRTYLSTKSPYRDKEGNIIGLIGISVDITDRKQFEETIQAKNREITNILDSITDGFVNLDREWRYTYVNAKAEEILGKQKNDLLGNNAWEVFPEATYLPGYNYCWQAVNEQVSIEYEEFNPFLDKWLNVRLYPSADGLTLYFQDISDRKKAEIALKLSEAKFRRLVDANVVGIIVANYTGEIVEANDAFLQMLGYTRSDRDAGEVNWRKITPPEYFLQDVEKWQELQQTGKVSFEKEYLHKNGSPVPVLIAAAMLEENQEAAICMVVDLAERKQAENALRESERRFRNLADSMPQIVWTANPAGEVDYYNQRVHEFSGFSQQADGTWKWQPVLHPDDEQRTLEAWQQALETGQIYECEHRLKKIDGEFRWYLSRGMPVKDERGCITKWYGTATDIHAQKQYQAEREQLLQREQAARTEAELASRLKDEFLATLSHELRTPMNAMLGWTSILRTRKVNEATSARALETIERNTKMLNQLIEDILDVSRIIRGKVRLNLQPLQLVSAIEQAIETLKPTAAAKDIQILVEPLDVNSLQVMGDSSRLQQIFWNLLSNAIKFTPNGGCVTVKFSEAIEQREENARFPIPKFARIQVSDNGIGIASEFLPYVFDRFRQADGSITRSHGGLGLGLAIVRHLVELHGGTVRVHSLGVGQGATFSVNLPLIVESSTTGRQGNKAEDRIQSYSDPFLLKDLQVLVVDDEADVRDLVSVILEDRGAKVIAVASVKEALAALPKLRPNIIVSDIGMPEADGYSLIRQIRKLPKETGGQTPAIALTAYASAEDRNAAIAAGFNRHIAKPIDPTELTIAIAILGRKN